Proteins from a single region of Chrysemys picta bellii isolate R12L10 chromosome 9, ASM1138683v2, whole genome shotgun sequence:
- the LOC101939054 gene encoding NHS-like protein 2 isoform X5, translated as MKDPQPPPGAEPAWSGPGSPARGAAHGPRPDGGGEAAAWEGRGARGPRHLSPVWEEEPEPAGAARERPLEAPSPSPDLLQRGRLRLGCGSPETPLFRSFFAEECLAIARQLQLSGIEAEPLPLETSWALGGERPGPPAPPRSEQPGLEPLAPRREEEGLRARGPGCQSPGAVEVPPAGAGGAAPAQGTEPEHRGLLGPQAPDALNLTVELQGSGHTSASLRQVTFEVSAANQLGSTVTLPVEREHLADQSEVEDLERSRSAYRTHELEILANESTVSLGSSSFATSTPLMGPAKFHFVTGSPLGDDLEQRDPNSSRRSMPRELTCPSQAGSKSAAPKETQSAISKCGNLPEEESRGKVRLKPPRKSTALPVSSRSYASTEGQAAIKSLPLAFTTPRASRSLALASFESRRASRELLRAGLPPRSRGIASEGKATSLSLGNSGPSLQKAAATGKTSQGSNVETQPAAQLPASGTVKQSATKPPCSEKCPSSLQPPTKVPGLSSSRPLLMGSRVSLGPGILCTSKGAGAPGTKLPTYPGTRLRLMKPRPSSMQHINGTLQPACTLPTGQPGARSSSQDQETETGVAKPGCNKLPVRRAATAAIPIRAPHSRLRPTGRTTASPKRLPSPKRARLGKDINSAAAAQAVEPSGGEGLSVDTEDKPVLAVGQDCTSAELHQSEGR; from the exons ATGAaggacccgcagcccccgcccggGGCCGAGCCCGCGTGGAgcggcccggggagccccgcgcgtGGCGCTGCCCACGGGCCCCGGCCCGACGGCGGGGGCGAGGCGGCCGCGTGGGAGGGGCGCGGGGCCCGCGGGCCGCGGCACCTGAGCCCGGTGTGGGAGGAGGAGCCGGAGCCCGCGGGAGCGGCCCGCGAGAGGCCGCTGGAggccccgtccccgtcccccgaCCTGCTGCAGCGGGGGCGGCTCCGGCTGGGCTGCGGCTCGCCCGAGACCCCGCTCTTCCGCAGCTTCTTCGCGGAGGAGTGCCTGGCCATCGCGCGGCAGCTGCAGCTTTCCGGCATCGAGGCGGAGCCCCTGCCCCTGGAGacctcctgggctctggggggcgaGCGGCCCGGGCCCCCGGCGCCGCCCCGCTCAGAGCAGCCCGGCCTGGAGCCGCTCGCTCCCCGGCGGGAGGAAGAGGGGCTACGGGCCCGGgggcccggctgccagagcccGGGGGCAGTGGAAGTCCCGcccgccggggccgggggagccgccccagcccagggcacagagcccgAGCACAGGGGACTGCTGGGCCCGCAGGCGCCAGATGCTCTGAACCTCACCGTTGAGCTCCAGGGGTCTGGGCACACCAGTGCGTCCCTTAGGCAGGTAACATTTGAGGTCTCTGCTGCTAACCAGCTGGGCTCCACTGTGACCTTGCCTGTGGAAAGGGAGCACCTGGCTGACCAGTCCGAGGTGGAGGATCTAGAGCGGAGCAGGTCTGCTTATAGAACCCATGAGCTGGAAATCCTAGCCAACGAAAGCACCGTTTCTTTAGGCTCCAGCTCCTTTGCAACCTCCACTCCTCTGATGGGCCCAGCAAAGTTTCACTTTGTGACAGGTAGTCCCCTAGGAGATGACTTGGAACAGAGGGACCCAAACTCCTCTAGACGTTCAATGCCAAGAGAGCTAACCTGCCCAAGTCAGGCTGGCTCCAAATCTGCAGCACCCAAGGAAACCCAGAGCGCCATCTCCAAGTGCGGGAACCTACCTGAAGAAGAGTCCCGTGGCAAGGTCCGTCTCAAACCACCTCGGAAGAGTACTGCTTTGCCTGTCTCTTCCAGAAGCTATGCCAGTACTGAAGGCcaagctgctatcaaatcgctGCCCCTGGCCTTTACCACCCCAAGAGCAAGTAGGAGTCTGGCCCTCGCTTCCTTTGAATCTCGGAGAGCTTCTCGGGAGCTGCTGAGAGCAGGCTTGCCTCCAAGGAGCAGAGGCATCGCCTCCGAGGGGAAAGCAACAAGTCTGTCTCTGGGTAACTCTGGGCCCAGCCTGCAGAAAGCAGCTGCCACTGGAAAAACAAGCCAGGGATCCAACGTGGAGACCCAGCCTGCTGCCCAA CTCCCTGCCAGCGGCACTGTGAAGCAGAGTGCTACAAAGCCACCTTGCAGTGAGAAGTGCCCCTCATCCCTCCAGCCTCCTACCAAAGTCCCAGgactcagcagcagcagaccCTTGCTCATGGGATCCCGAGTTTCTCTGGGTCCAGGGATCCTCTGCACGAGCAAAGGGGCTGGAGCTCCGGGAACCAAACTCCCAACTTACCCAG gTACCAGGCTAAGACTAATGAAGCCCAGACCCAGCAGCATGCAGCACATCAATGGGACCCTGCAGCCAGCATGCACTCTTCCCACTGGGCAGCCAGGAGCCAGATCCAGCTCCCAGGACCAAGAGACGGAAA CAGGTGTCGCCAAACCTGGCTGCAACAAGCTGCCTGTTCGAAGGGCTGCCACCGCTGCGATTCCCATCAGGGCTCCCCACTCCCGACTGAGACCAACAGGGAGGACAACAGCCTCCCCCAAAaggctcccttcccccaagcgAGCTCGCCTAGGTAAAG AcattaactcagcagcagctgcccaaGCCGTGGAGCCCAGTGGCGGAGAAGGGCTCTCTGTAGACACTGAGGACAAGCCAGTGCTGGCTGTGGGGCAAGACTGCACCAGTGCAG
- the LOC101939054 gene encoding NHS-like protein 2 isoform X4, with protein MKDPQPPPGAEPAWSGPGSPARGAAHGPRPDGGGEAAAWEGRGARGPRHLSPVWEEEPEPAGAARERPLEAPSPSPDLLQRGRLRLGCGSPETPLFRSFFAEECLAIARQLQLSGIEAEPLPLETSWALGGERPGPPAPPRSEQPGLEPLAPRREEEGLRARGPGCQSPGAVEVPPAGAGGAAPAQGTEPEHRGLLGPQAPDALNLTVELQGSGHTSASLRQVTFEVSAANQLGSTVTLPVEREHLADQSEVEDLERSRSAYRTHELEILANESTVSLGSSSFATSTPLMGPAKFHFVTGSPLGDDLEQRDPNSSRRSMPRELTCPSQAGSKSAAPKETQSAISKCGNLPEEESRGKVRLKPPRKSTALPVSSRSYASTEGQAAIKSLPLAFTTPRASRSLALASFESRRASRELLRAGLPPRSRGIASEGKATSLSLGNSGPSLQKAAATGKTSQGSNVETQPAAQLPASGTVKQSATKPPCSEKCPSSLQPPTKVPGLSSSRPLLMGSRVSLGPGILCTSKGAGAPGTKLPTYPGTRLRLMKPRPSSMQHINGTLQPACTLPTGQPGARSSSQDQETETGVAKPGCNKLPVRRAATAAIPIRAPHSRLRPTGRTTASPKRLPSPKRARLGKDINSAAAAQAVEPSGGEGLSVDTEDKPVLAVGQDCTSADAIYRSPNALTVDSRTPPE; from the exons ATGAaggacccgcagcccccgcccggGGCCGAGCCCGCGTGGAgcggcccggggagccccgcgcgtGGCGCTGCCCACGGGCCCCGGCCCGACGGCGGGGGCGAGGCGGCCGCGTGGGAGGGGCGCGGGGCCCGCGGGCCGCGGCACCTGAGCCCGGTGTGGGAGGAGGAGCCGGAGCCCGCGGGAGCGGCCCGCGAGAGGCCGCTGGAggccccgtccccgtcccccgaCCTGCTGCAGCGGGGGCGGCTCCGGCTGGGCTGCGGCTCGCCCGAGACCCCGCTCTTCCGCAGCTTCTTCGCGGAGGAGTGCCTGGCCATCGCGCGGCAGCTGCAGCTTTCCGGCATCGAGGCGGAGCCCCTGCCCCTGGAGacctcctgggctctggggggcgaGCGGCCCGGGCCCCCGGCGCCGCCCCGCTCAGAGCAGCCCGGCCTGGAGCCGCTCGCTCCCCGGCGGGAGGAAGAGGGGCTACGGGCCCGGgggcccggctgccagagcccGGGGGCAGTGGAAGTCCCGcccgccggggccgggggagccgccccagcccagggcacagagcccgAGCACAGGGGACTGCTGGGCCCGCAGGCGCCAGATGCTCTGAACCTCACCGTTGAGCTCCAGGGGTCTGGGCACACCAGTGCGTCCCTTAGGCAGGTAACATTTGAGGTCTCTGCTGCTAACCAGCTGGGCTCCACTGTGACCTTGCCTGTGGAAAGGGAGCACCTGGCTGACCAGTCCGAGGTGGAGGATCTAGAGCGGAGCAGGTCTGCTTATAGAACCCATGAGCTGGAAATCCTAGCCAACGAAAGCACCGTTTCTTTAGGCTCCAGCTCCTTTGCAACCTCCACTCCTCTGATGGGCCCAGCAAAGTTTCACTTTGTGACAGGTAGTCCCCTAGGAGATGACTTGGAACAGAGGGACCCAAACTCCTCTAGACGTTCAATGCCAAGAGAGCTAACCTGCCCAAGTCAGGCTGGCTCCAAATCTGCAGCACCCAAGGAAACCCAGAGCGCCATCTCCAAGTGCGGGAACCTACCTGAAGAAGAGTCCCGTGGCAAGGTCCGTCTCAAACCACCTCGGAAGAGTACTGCTTTGCCTGTCTCTTCCAGAAGCTATGCCAGTACTGAAGGCcaagctgctatcaaatcgctGCCCCTGGCCTTTACCACCCCAAGAGCAAGTAGGAGTCTGGCCCTCGCTTCCTTTGAATCTCGGAGAGCTTCTCGGGAGCTGCTGAGAGCAGGCTTGCCTCCAAGGAGCAGAGGCATCGCCTCCGAGGGGAAAGCAACAAGTCTGTCTCTGGGTAACTCTGGGCCCAGCCTGCAGAAAGCAGCTGCCACTGGAAAAACAAGCCAGGGATCCAACGTGGAGACCCAGCCTGCTGCCCAA CTCCCTGCCAGCGGCACTGTGAAGCAGAGTGCTACAAAGCCACCTTGCAGTGAGAAGTGCCCCTCATCCCTCCAGCCTCCTACCAAAGTCCCAGgactcagcagcagcagaccCTTGCTCATGGGATCCCGAGTTTCTCTGGGTCCAGGGATCCTCTGCACGAGCAAAGGGGCTGGAGCTCCGGGAACCAAACTCCCAACTTACCCAG gTACCAGGCTAAGACTAATGAAGCCCAGACCCAGCAGCATGCAGCACATCAATGGGACCCTGCAGCCAGCATGCACTCTTCCCACTGGGCAGCCAGGAGCCAGATCCAGCTCCCAGGACCAAGAGACGGAAA CAGGTGTCGCCAAACCTGGCTGCAACAAGCTGCCTGTTCGAAGGGCTGCCACCGCTGCGATTCCCATCAGGGCTCCCCACTCCCGACTGAGACCAACAGGGAGGACAACAGCCTCCCCCAAAaggctcccttcccccaagcgAGCTCGCCTAGGTAAAG AcattaactcagcagcagctgcccaaGCCGTGGAGCCCAGTGGCGGAGAAGGGCTCTCTGTAGACACTGAGGACAAGCCAGTGCTGGCTGTGGGGCAAGACTGCACCAGTGCAG
- the LOC101939054 gene encoding NHS-like protein 2 isoform X6 has protein sequence MKDPQPPPGAEPAWSGPGSPARGAAHGPRPDGGGEAAAWEGRGARGPRHLSPVWEEEPEPAGAARERPLEAPSPSPDLLQRGRLRLGCGSPETPLFRSFFAEECLAIARQLQLSGIEAEPLPLETSWALGGERPGPPAPPRSEQPGLEPLAPRREEEGLRARGPGCQSPGAVEVPPAGAGGAAPAQGTEPEHRGLLGPQAPDALNLTVELQGSGHTSASLRQVTFEVSAANQLGSTVTLPVEREHLADQSEVEDLERSRSAYRTHELEILANESTVSLGSSSFATSTPLMGPAKFHFVTGSPLGDDLEQRDPNSSRRSMPRELTCPSQAGSKSAAPKETQSAISKCGNLPEEESRGKVRLKPPRKSTALPVSSRSYASTEGQAAIKSLPLAFTTPRASRSLALASFESRRASRELLRAGLPPRSRGIASEGKATSLSLGNSGPSLQKAAATGKTSQGSNVETQPAAQLPASGTVKQSATKPPCSEKCPSSLQPPTKVPGLSSSRPLLMGSRVSLGPGILCTSKGAGAPGTKLPTYPGTRLRLMKPRPSSMQHINGTLQPACTLPTGQPGARSSSQDQETETGVAKPGCNKLPVRRAATAAIPIRAPHSRLRPTGRTTASPKRLPSPKRARLDINSAAAAQAVEPSGGEGLSVDTEDKPVLAVGQDCTSAELHQSEGR, from the exons ATGAaggacccgcagcccccgcccggGGCCGAGCCCGCGTGGAgcggcccggggagccccgcgcgtGGCGCTGCCCACGGGCCCCGGCCCGACGGCGGGGGCGAGGCGGCCGCGTGGGAGGGGCGCGGGGCCCGCGGGCCGCGGCACCTGAGCCCGGTGTGGGAGGAGGAGCCGGAGCCCGCGGGAGCGGCCCGCGAGAGGCCGCTGGAggccccgtccccgtcccccgaCCTGCTGCAGCGGGGGCGGCTCCGGCTGGGCTGCGGCTCGCCCGAGACCCCGCTCTTCCGCAGCTTCTTCGCGGAGGAGTGCCTGGCCATCGCGCGGCAGCTGCAGCTTTCCGGCATCGAGGCGGAGCCCCTGCCCCTGGAGacctcctgggctctggggggcgaGCGGCCCGGGCCCCCGGCGCCGCCCCGCTCAGAGCAGCCCGGCCTGGAGCCGCTCGCTCCCCGGCGGGAGGAAGAGGGGCTACGGGCCCGGgggcccggctgccagagcccGGGGGCAGTGGAAGTCCCGcccgccggggccgggggagccgccccagcccagggcacagagcccgAGCACAGGGGACTGCTGGGCCCGCAGGCGCCAGATGCTCTGAACCTCACCGTTGAGCTCCAGGGGTCTGGGCACACCAGTGCGTCCCTTAGGCAGGTAACATTTGAGGTCTCTGCTGCTAACCAGCTGGGCTCCACTGTGACCTTGCCTGTGGAAAGGGAGCACCTGGCTGACCAGTCCGAGGTGGAGGATCTAGAGCGGAGCAGGTCTGCTTATAGAACCCATGAGCTGGAAATCCTAGCCAACGAAAGCACCGTTTCTTTAGGCTCCAGCTCCTTTGCAACCTCCACTCCTCTGATGGGCCCAGCAAAGTTTCACTTTGTGACAGGTAGTCCCCTAGGAGATGACTTGGAACAGAGGGACCCAAACTCCTCTAGACGTTCAATGCCAAGAGAGCTAACCTGCCCAAGTCAGGCTGGCTCCAAATCTGCAGCACCCAAGGAAACCCAGAGCGCCATCTCCAAGTGCGGGAACCTACCTGAAGAAGAGTCCCGTGGCAAGGTCCGTCTCAAACCACCTCGGAAGAGTACTGCTTTGCCTGTCTCTTCCAGAAGCTATGCCAGTACTGAAGGCcaagctgctatcaaatcgctGCCCCTGGCCTTTACCACCCCAAGAGCAAGTAGGAGTCTGGCCCTCGCTTCCTTTGAATCTCGGAGAGCTTCTCGGGAGCTGCTGAGAGCAGGCTTGCCTCCAAGGAGCAGAGGCATCGCCTCCGAGGGGAAAGCAACAAGTCTGTCTCTGGGTAACTCTGGGCCCAGCCTGCAGAAAGCAGCTGCCACTGGAAAAACAAGCCAGGGATCCAACGTGGAGACCCAGCCTGCTGCCCAA CTCCCTGCCAGCGGCACTGTGAAGCAGAGTGCTACAAAGCCACCTTGCAGTGAGAAGTGCCCCTCATCCCTCCAGCCTCCTACCAAAGTCCCAGgactcagcagcagcagaccCTTGCTCATGGGATCCCGAGTTTCTCTGGGTCCAGGGATCCTCTGCACGAGCAAAGGGGCTGGAGCTCCGGGAACCAAACTCCCAACTTACCCAG gTACCAGGCTAAGACTAATGAAGCCCAGACCCAGCAGCATGCAGCACATCAATGGGACCCTGCAGCCAGCATGCACTCTTCCCACTGGGCAGCCAGGAGCCAGATCCAGCTCCCAGGACCAAGAGACGGAAA CAGGTGTCGCCAAACCTGGCTGCAACAAGCTGCCTGTTCGAAGGGCTGCCACCGCTGCGATTCCCATCAGGGCTCCCCACTCCCGACTGAGACCAACAGGGAGGACAACAGCCTCCCCCAAAaggctcccttcccccaagcgAGCTCGCCTAG AcattaactcagcagcagctgcccaaGCCGTGGAGCCCAGTGGCGGAGAAGGGCTCTCTGTAGACACTGAGGACAAGCCAGTGCTGGCTGTGGGGCAAGACTGCACCAGTGCAG
- the LOC101939054 gene encoding NHS-like protein 2 isoform X3, with protein MKDPQPPPGAEPAWSGPGSPARGAAHGPRPDGGGEAAAWEGRGARGPRHLSPVWEEEPEPAGAARERPLEAPSPSPDLLQRGRLRLGCGSPETPLFRSFFAEECLAIARQLQLSGIEAEPLPLETSWALGGERPGPPAPPRSEQPGLEPLAPRREEEGLRARGPGCQSPGAVEVPPAGAGGAAPAQGTEPEHRGLLGPQAPDALNLTVELQGSGHTSASLRQVTFEVSAANQLGSTVTLPVEREHLADQSEVEDLERSRSAYRTHELEILANESTVSLGSSSFATSTPLMGPAKFHFVTGSPLGDDLEQRDPNSSRRSMPRELTCPSQAGSKSAAPKETQSAISKCGNLPEEESRGKVRLKPPRKSTALPVSSRSYASTEGQAAIKSLPLAFTTPRASRSLALASFESRRASRELLRAGLPPRSRGIASEGKATSLSLGNSGPSLQKAAATGKTSQGSNVETQPAAQLPASGTVKQSATKPPCSEKCPSSLQPPTKVPGLSSSRPLLMGSRVSLGPGILCTSKGAGAPGTKLPTYPGTRLRLMKPRPSSMQHINGTLQPACTLPTGQPGARSSSQDQETETGVAKPGCNKLPVRRAATAAIPIRAPHSRLRPTGRTTASPKRLPSPKRARLGKDINSAAAAQAVEPSGGEGLSVDTEDKPVLAVGQDCTSAGGMAQPQTGGNSPAPLSFLPDSALESGGAAPFMQLQEMPNVKPIEGRSPPWRLS; from the exons ATGAaggacccgcagcccccgcccggGGCCGAGCCCGCGTGGAgcggcccggggagccccgcgcgtGGCGCTGCCCACGGGCCCCGGCCCGACGGCGGGGGCGAGGCGGCCGCGTGGGAGGGGCGCGGGGCCCGCGGGCCGCGGCACCTGAGCCCGGTGTGGGAGGAGGAGCCGGAGCCCGCGGGAGCGGCCCGCGAGAGGCCGCTGGAggccccgtccccgtcccccgaCCTGCTGCAGCGGGGGCGGCTCCGGCTGGGCTGCGGCTCGCCCGAGACCCCGCTCTTCCGCAGCTTCTTCGCGGAGGAGTGCCTGGCCATCGCGCGGCAGCTGCAGCTTTCCGGCATCGAGGCGGAGCCCCTGCCCCTGGAGacctcctgggctctggggggcgaGCGGCCCGGGCCCCCGGCGCCGCCCCGCTCAGAGCAGCCCGGCCTGGAGCCGCTCGCTCCCCGGCGGGAGGAAGAGGGGCTACGGGCCCGGgggcccggctgccagagcccGGGGGCAGTGGAAGTCCCGcccgccggggccgggggagccgccccagcccagggcacagagcccgAGCACAGGGGACTGCTGGGCCCGCAGGCGCCAGATGCTCTGAACCTCACCGTTGAGCTCCAGGGGTCTGGGCACACCAGTGCGTCCCTTAGGCAGGTAACATTTGAGGTCTCTGCTGCTAACCAGCTGGGCTCCACTGTGACCTTGCCTGTGGAAAGGGAGCACCTGGCTGACCAGTCCGAGGTGGAGGATCTAGAGCGGAGCAGGTCTGCTTATAGAACCCATGAGCTGGAAATCCTAGCCAACGAAAGCACCGTTTCTTTAGGCTCCAGCTCCTTTGCAACCTCCACTCCTCTGATGGGCCCAGCAAAGTTTCACTTTGTGACAGGTAGTCCCCTAGGAGATGACTTGGAACAGAGGGACCCAAACTCCTCTAGACGTTCAATGCCAAGAGAGCTAACCTGCCCAAGTCAGGCTGGCTCCAAATCTGCAGCACCCAAGGAAACCCAGAGCGCCATCTCCAAGTGCGGGAACCTACCTGAAGAAGAGTCCCGTGGCAAGGTCCGTCTCAAACCACCTCGGAAGAGTACTGCTTTGCCTGTCTCTTCCAGAAGCTATGCCAGTACTGAAGGCcaagctgctatcaaatcgctGCCCCTGGCCTTTACCACCCCAAGAGCAAGTAGGAGTCTGGCCCTCGCTTCCTTTGAATCTCGGAGAGCTTCTCGGGAGCTGCTGAGAGCAGGCTTGCCTCCAAGGAGCAGAGGCATCGCCTCCGAGGGGAAAGCAACAAGTCTGTCTCTGGGTAACTCTGGGCCCAGCCTGCAGAAAGCAGCTGCCACTGGAAAAACAAGCCAGGGATCCAACGTGGAGACCCAGCCTGCTGCCCAA CTCCCTGCCAGCGGCACTGTGAAGCAGAGTGCTACAAAGCCACCTTGCAGTGAGAAGTGCCCCTCATCCCTCCAGCCTCCTACCAAAGTCCCAGgactcagcagcagcagaccCTTGCTCATGGGATCCCGAGTTTCTCTGGGTCCAGGGATCCTCTGCACGAGCAAAGGGGCTGGAGCTCCGGGAACCAAACTCCCAACTTACCCAG gTACCAGGCTAAGACTAATGAAGCCCAGACCCAGCAGCATGCAGCACATCAATGGGACCCTGCAGCCAGCATGCACTCTTCCCACTGGGCAGCCAGGAGCCAGATCCAGCTCCCAGGACCAAGAGACGGAAA CAGGTGTCGCCAAACCTGGCTGCAACAAGCTGCCTGTTCGAAGGGCTGCCACCGCTGCGATTCCCATCAGGGCTCCCCACTCCCGACTGAGACCAACAGGGAGGACAACAGCCTCCCCCAAAaggctcccttcccccaagcgAGCTCGCCTAGGTAAAG AcattaactcagcagcagctgcccaaGCCGTGGAGCCCAGTGGCGGAGAAGGGCTCTCTGTAGACACTGAGGACAAGCCAGTGCTGGCTGTGGGGCAAGACTGCACCAGTGCAG